A single Diceros bicornis minor isolate mBicDic1 chromosome 7, mDicBic1.mat.cur, whole genome shotgun sequence DNA region contains:
- the LOC131408034 gene encoding olfactory receptor 51B6, which translates to MWLNTTASSFLLTGFPDMEEAHHWISIPLLVVYFSILLGNGTLLFLIRDDHNLHEPMYYFLAMLAATDLGVTLTTMPTVLGTLWLNHREIGRGACFSQAYFIHTLSIVESGVLLAMAYDRFIAICNPLRYTSILTNTRVMKIGMGVLTRAGLSIMPLIIRLHWFPYCGSHVLSHAFCLHQDVIKLACADITFNRLYPVVVVFAMVLLDCLIIFFSYILILKTAMGIASGGERAKALNTCISHICCILVFYVTVVGLTFIHRFGKHAPLVVHITMSYIYFLFPPFMNPVIYSIKTKQIQSGIIRLFSLPHSRA; encoded by the coding sequence ATGTGGCTCAACACCACTGCTTCCTCATTTCTACTTACTGGCTTCCCAGACATGGAGGAGGCACATCACTGGATCTCTATCCCATTGTTGGTGGTTTACTTCTCCATTCTTCTTGGGAATGGCACCCTTCTCTTTCTCATCAGAGATGATCATAACCTCCATGAGCCCATGTACTATTTCTTAGCTATGTTGGCAGCCACAGACCTTGGAGTGACATTGACCACGATGCCCACAGTTTTGGGCACCCTGTGGTTGAATCACAGAGAGATTGGCCGTGGGGCCTGTTTCTCTCAGGCCTACTTTATCCATACTCTTTCCATTGTGGAGTCTGGTGTTTTGCTTGCCATGGCCTACGACCGTTTCATTGCCATCTGCAACCCCTTGAGATATACTTCCATCCTTACCAACACCAGGGTAATGAAGATTGGGATGGGGGTATTGACAAGAGCTGGTCTGTCAATTATGCCATTAATTATTCGCCTTCACTGGTTTCCCTATTGTGGATCCCATGTACTCTCCCATGCTTTCTGTCTACACCAAGATGTCATCAAGTTAGCCTGTGCTGACATCACCTTCAATCGTCTTTATCCAGTTGTGGTTGTATTTGCAATGGTCTTGTTGGATTGTCTCATCATCTTTTTCTCCTACATTTTGATCCTCAAGACTGCCATGGGCATTGCTTCTGGAGGAGAAAGGGCCAAAGCCCTCAATACCTGTATCTCCCACATCTGCTGCATCCTGGTCTTCTATGTCACTGTAGTTGGTCTGACGTTTATCCATAGGTTTGGAAAACATGCTCCTCTTGTGGTCCACATCACAATGAGCTACATCTACTTCCTTTTCCCCCCTTTTATGAACCCTGTCATCTATAGCATTAAAACCAAGCAGATCCAGAGTGGTATAATTCGCTTATTTTCTCTGCCTCATTCTAGAGCATAA